From Longimicrobium sp., a single genomic window includes:
- a CDS encoding TlpA disulfide reductase family protein, which yields MLKLIWMIPVLAVAVGCSDGKVTRLASDNGKLALSYACTDSVPRPLDPGAGTLVRDLVVRETSEHIIAARGTTARSAESDAVRAAHARGDMPALERAVASYVCAHGTPPTRPPRFPEMGSTPPDFVLAPLGAAKPAVPTRLSDLKGRAVVLVFWSTWCKACRDEYRVLQELAARPATERVSTYAILNGDSEATLRAWQEEHGSGVPFIADPDEHIARLFRVRAVPYTLVVRPDGSVQAAGHVSAGKLKSVVAEALTHAPGERRMSYRPS from the coding sequence ATGCTCAAGCTGATCTGGATGATCCCGGTGCTGGCCGTGGCCGTTGGTTGCTCCGATGGAAAGGTAACCAGGCTCGCCAGCGACAACGGGAAGCTCGCGCTGTCGTATGCCTGCACGGATTCTGTCCCGCGGCCGCTCGACCCCGGTGCCGGAACCCTCGTCCGCGACCTCGTGGTGCGGGAGACGTCGGAGCACATCATCGCCGCTCGAGGGACCACCGCGCGCTCGGCGGAGTCGGATGCCGTTCGGGCGGCGCACGCGCGCGGGGACATGCCGGCGCTTGAGCGCGCGGTCGCAAGCTACGTCTGCGCGCACGGCACACCTCCCACCCGCCCGCCGCGCTTTCCCGAGATGGGGAGCACACCGCCCGATTTCGTTCTCGCGCCCCTCGGTGCGGCGAAGCCGGCCGTCCCGACCCGCCTTTCCGACCTGAAGGGGCGCGCCGTGGTGCTGGTCTTCTGGTCCACGTGGTGCAAGGCGTGCCGCGACGAGTACAGGGTGCTGCAGGAGCTCGCCGCACGCCCGGCGACCGAGCGAGTGTCGACCTACGCGATCCTCAACGGTGACTCGGAGGCGACTCTGCGTGCGTGGCAGGAGGAACATGGCTCGGGCGTCCCCTTCATCGCAGATCCGGACGAGCACATTGCGCGGCTCTTTCGCGTGCGTGCCGTCCCTTACACGCTCGTCGTGCGGCCGGACGGGAGCGTGCAGGCCGCGGGACACGTGAGCGCCGGAAAGCTCAAGAGCGTCGTCGCCGAGGCGCTCACCCACGCGCCGGGTGAGCGGCGGATGTCATACCGTCCGTCATAG
- a CDS encoding PAS domain-containing sensor histidine kinase encodes MHSPSPATPRQHIHETLFPAAGEMGPLCRGKDWAASPLGPVEEWPESLKTAAGLVLRQGIAMNLCWGPDLLQIYNDSYRVIMGDKHPAGLGRSVLWSWAEISGEIAPLFERVFQGETVYFEDLRLRVERHGVVEDAYFTFSYSPIVVESGKIGAALINCYETTRQVRARALQDERDRLFEELRVERARLEYVFQRAPAFLAVLRGPDHVFELANDAYYGVVGHRELLGRPVREALPEVVEQGFVALLDHVLESGEPHIGREIPIQLARSPGGAPEQRYLDFSYLPLLEADGTRSGIIAHGTDVTEQVLARREVERLLRESERARAESEAARAEAETANRAKADFLASMSHELRTPLNAIGGYVDLVDMGIHGSVTPAQHAALARVKASQQHLLTLINDVLAFAKVEAGQIELDVQPLAAREILTSVEPLVAPLAEAKKIELSIEECDASLRVLADRERARQIVLNLVANAVKFTPTGGWIRLGCEADGGRVAIRVRDNGPGIAPEQQQNIFDPFIQVDRRLSNPREGVGLGLAISRDLARAMGGELDVSSSPGEGSTFTLRLPAEK; translated from the coding sequence ATGCACTCTCCCAGCCCGGCCACGCCACGCCAGCACATTCACGAGACGCTCTTTCCCGCGGCGGGCGAGATGGGGCCCTTGTGTCGCGGCAAGGACTGGGCGGCGTCGCCGCTGGGGCCCGTGGAGGAGTGGCCGGAGAGCCTGAAGACGGCGGCGGGGCTGGTGCTGCGGCAGGGGATCGCGATGAACCTCTGCTGGGGCCCGGATCTGCTCCAGATCTACAACGACAGCTACCGCGTCATCATGGGGGACAAGCACCCGGCGGGGCTGGGGCGCTCGGTGCTGTGGAGCTGGGCCGAGATCAGCGGGGAGATCGCGCCCCTCTTCGAGCGCGTCTTCCAGGGCGAGACGGTGTACTTCGAGGACCTGCGCCTGCGCGTGGAGCGCCACGGTGTCGTGGAAGACGCGTACTTCACCTTCTCGTACAGCCCCATCGTGGTGGAGTCGGGGAAGATCGGCGCGGCGCTGATCAATTGCTACGAGACGACGCGCCAGGTGCGCGCCCGCGCCCTGCAGGACGAGCGCGACCGCCTCTTTGAAGAGCTGCGGGTAGAGCGCGCGCGGCTGGAGTACGTCTTCCAGCGCGCCCCCGCCTTCCTGGCCGTATTGCGCGGGCCCGATCACGTCTTCGAGCTGGCGAACGACGCGTACTACGGCGTGGTGGGGCACCGGGAGCTGCTGGGCAGGCCCGTGCGCGAGGCGCTCCCGGAGGTCGTGGAGCAGGGGTTCGTGGCGCTCCTCGATCACGTGCTGGAAAGCGGCGAGCCTCACATCGGGCGCGAGATCCCCATCCAGCTGGCCCGCTCGCCCGGCGGCGCGCCCGAGCAGCGGTACCTGGACTTCTCGTATCTGCCGCTGCTGGAGGCAGACGGCACCCGCTCCGGCATCATCGCGCACGGCACGGACGTCACCGAGCAGGTCCTTGCCCGGCGCGAGGTGGAGCGGCTGCTGCGGGAGAGCGAGCGGGCTCGCGCCGAGTCGGAGGCCGCGCGCGCGGAGGCGGAGACGGCGAACCGCGCCAAGGCGGACTTCCTGGCGTCGATGAGCCACGAGCTGCGCACCCCGCTCAACGCCATCGGCGGCTACGTGGACCTGGTGGACATGGGGATCCACGGCTCGGTGACGCCGGCGCAGCACGCGGCGCTCGCGCGGGTCAAGGCGAGCCAGCAGCATCTCCTCACCCTGATCAACGACGTGCTCGCCTTCGCCAAGGTGGAGGCGGGGCAGATCGAGTTGGACGTGCAGCCGCTCGCCGCGCGCGAGATCCTCACCAGCGTCGAGCCGCTCGTGGCGCCGCTGGCCGAGGCGAAGAAGATCGAGCTTTCCATCGAGGAGTGCGACGCATCGCTCCGCGTGCTGGCGGACCGGGAGCGCGCGCGGCAGATCGTGCTCAACCTGGTGGCGAACGCCGTCAAGTTCACTCCAACCGGCGGGTGGATCAGGCTCGGCTGCGAGGCGGATGGCGGGCGCGTGGCGATCCGCGTGCGCGACAACGGGCCGGGGATCGCGCCGGAGCAGCAGCAGAACATCTTCGACCCCTTCATCCAGGTGGACCGCCGCCTCAGCAACCCGCGCGAGGGCGTGGGCCTGGGGCTCGCCATCAGCCGCGATCTCGCCCGCGCCATGGGCGGCGAGCTGGACGTGAGCAGCTCGCCCGGGGAGGGGAGCACCTTTACGCTGCGGCTTCCGGCGGAGAAGTAG
- a CDS encoding outer membrane beta-barrel protein — translation MRRLIPLFAAVALTAAAAPVNAQAGFALKGHFLFNESTAKGADRDQEIPSEDGFSLGAELVLPMNIGLGVSAYANGRAREAELETQSFGVLAEANYFFNLPVVPITPYAGVHAGLGRMSYDDVGDSTPEIEDSRTQLGFQLGLRWQITRMFGIDAQYRRMSDSASDDQSPDLERNQVLVGVTLF, via the coding sequence ATGCGCAGACTGATCCCGCTCTTTGCAGCGGTGGCGCTGACCGCCGCCGCCGCACCCGTGAACGCCCAGGCCGGCTTCGCGCTGAAAGGGCACTTCCTCTTCAACGAGAGCACCGCCAAGGGAGCCGACCGCGACCAGGAGATCCCCTCCGAGGACGGCTTCTCGCTCGGCGCGGAGCTGGTGCTGCCGATGAACATCGGCCTCGGCGTAAGCGCGTACGCCAACGGACGCGCGCGTGAGGCGGAGCTGGAGACGCAGAGCTTCGGCGTGCTGGCCGAGGCGAACTACTTCTTCAATCTGCCGGTCGTCCCCATCACGCCGTACGCCGGGGTGCACGCGGGGCTCGGGCGCATGAGCTACGACGACGTCGGTGACTCCACGCCGGAGATCGAGGACAGCCGCACGCAGCTCGGGTTCCAGCTCGGCCTGCGCTGGCAGATCACCCGGATGTTCGGCATCGACGCGCAGTACCGCCGCATGAGCGACTCCGCGTCGGATGACCAGAGTCCGGATCTGGAGCGGAACCAGGTGCTGGTGGGGGTGACGCTGTTCTGA
- a CDS encoding phosphoenolpyruvate carboxylase has product MSEDLLWNAESQAERLAELTAEDARHKEAPLRRDVRSLGRLLGQVIREQEGDALFQAVEQLRHLAMGHRELEDEGTGGVTDDDRMRDAERIVSGLELGEAYRLTKAFSIYFDLTNLAETQHRKRRRRGAQLQPGAPSQAGTIRGTLQRLRDAGVGKEAALEFLARILIVPVFTAHPTEVSRRTVLFKRGRIAESLERLDRLPLTGAEAALQEAAIAAEITALWQTDEVRRRQPAVADEVRMGLDYYPRVLIPTLPGLYFEIADAFEATYGDPVPPRTLPQVVRFGSWIGGDRDGNPFVTPQVTREALQLARETILDYYVAALEELTERLSASTRQVEVSPELRAALDHYAETIPSLDPHPETRSTTEVYRRFLGYVGGRLNAARNDPANPAAYPDAAAFLRDLWLVRESLVANRGERLSRLLIGPILRQVETFGFHLHVLDIRQHARIHERARAELLGRGAEALPEAPSEDAIKLLDTMRAIADLKHAYPPEAIQQYVISGATSVEDVLTVVRLAELAGVSVQASEGDPGLMPVPLFESIEDLRNCPAICRELWTRPDYARLLDSWERRQEVMLGYSDSNKDGGMLTSTWEIYKAHRTLHEVARECGVRLRLFHGRGGTVGRGGGPTHRAISAQPPGAFEGELRITEQGEVLNWKYADTVLAERSLELMIAASLDVLARGAGPAPRDDRWEEAMETMSADAYGFYREHVYDNPDILPYFQQATPVAELEHARIGSRPAKRGESRGLDDLRAIPWVFGWMQSRHVLPAWFGVGHALERFAARDGGEALLREMMAAFPLFHDLVRNVEMGMAKADLSIAHRYSELVPDAALRNRVFTLVAGEFERTRRMILRVTGQTRLLEENPVLARSIRLRNPYVDPMSLIQVGLLRRKRAGEASDELNYALAGTINGISAGLRNTG; this is encoded by the coding sequence GGTGATCCGCGAGCAGGAAGGCGACGCGCTCTTCCAGGCCGTCGAGCAGCTCCGCCACCTGGCCATGGGGCACCGCGAGCTGGAGGACGAGGGCACCGGCGGCGTCACGGACGACGACCGGATGCGCGACGCCGAGCGCATCGTAAGCGGGCTGGAGCTGGGGGAGGCGTACCGGCTCACGAAGGCGTTTTCGATCTACTTCGACCTCACCAACCTCGCGGAGACCCAGCACCGCAAGCGCCGCCGGCGGGGGGCGCAGCTCCAGCCGGGCGCGCCGTCGCAGGCGGGCACCATCCGCGGCACCCTCCAGCGCCTGCGCGACGCGGGCGTGGGCAAGGAGGCGGCGCTGGAGTTCCTGGCGCGCATCCTGATCGTCCCCGTCTTCACGGCGCACCCCACCGAGGTGTCGCGCCGCACGGTGCTCTTCAAGCGCGGCCGCATCGCCGAATCGCTGGAGCGGCTCGACCGCCTGCCGCTCACCGGCGCCGAAGCCGCGCTGCAGGAAGCCGCCATCGCCGCCGAGATCACCGCGCTCTGGCAGACGGACGAGGTGCGCCGCCGCCAGCCCGCCGTGGCCGACGAGGTCCGCATGGGGCTCGACTACTACCCGCGCGTCCTCATCCCCACCCTGCCGGGGCTCTACTTCGAGATCGCCGACGCCTTCGAAGCCACGTACGGCGACCCCGTCCCGCCGCGCACGCTGCCGCAGGTGGTGCGCTTCGGCTCGTGGATCGGCGGCGACCGCGACGGGAATCCCTTCGTCACGCCGCAGGTCACGCGCGAGGCGCTGCAGCTGGCCCGCGAGACGATCCTGGACTACTACGTCGCCGCGCTGGAGGAGCTGACCGAGCGGCTGAGCGCCTCCACACGGCAGGTGGAGGTCAGCCCCGAGCTGCGCGCGGCGCTGGATCACTACGCGGAGACGATCCCCTCGCTCGACCCGCACCCGGAGACGCGCTCCACCACCGAGGTGTACCGCCGCTTCCTGGGCTACGTGGGAGGCCGGCTGAACGCCGCGCGCAACGACCCCGCGAACCCCGCCGCCTACCCGGACGCGGCCGCCTTCCTCCGCGACCTGTGGCTGGTGCGCGAGAGCCTGGTCGCCAACCGCGGCGAGCGGCTGTCGCGCCTCCTCATCGGCCCCATCCTGCGCCAGGTGGAGACGTTCGGCTTCCACCTGCACGTGCTCGACATACGCCAGCACGCGCGCATCCACGAGCGCGCCCGCGCCGAGCTGCTGGGCCGCGGCGCCGAAGCGCTCCCCGAGGCGCCGTCCGAGGACGCGATCAAGCTGCTGGACACCATGCGCGCCATCGCCGACCTCAAGCACGCCTACCCGCCCGAGGCGATCCAGCAGTACGTCATCAGCGGCGCCACATCGGTCGAGGACGTGCTGACCGTCGTGCGCCTGGCCGAGCTGGCGGGCGTCTCCGTCCAGGCGTCCGAGGGCGATCCGGGGCTGATGCCGGTCCCCCTCTTCGAATCCATCGAAGACCTGCGCAACTGCCCCGCGATCTGCCGCGAGCTGTGGACGCGCCCGGACTACGCGCGCCTCCTCGACTCGTGGGAGCGGCGGCAGGAGGTGATGCTGGGCTACTCCGATTCCAACAAGGACGGGGGGATGCTCACCAGCACCTGGGAGATCTACAAGGCGCACCGGACCCTGCACGAGGTGGCGCGCGAGTGCGGCGTACGCCTGCGCCTCTTTCACGGGCGCGGCGGCACGGTGGGGCGCGGCGGCGGGCCCACGCACCGGGCCATCAGCGCGCAGCCGCCGGGCGCCTTCGAGGGGGAGCTGAGGATCACCGAGCAGGGCGAGGTGCTCAACTGGAAGTACGCGGACACGGTGCTGGCCGAGCGCAGCCTGGAGCTGATGATCGCCGCCTCGCTCGACGTGCTGGCCCGCGGCGCCGGCCCCGCGCCGCGCGACGACCGCTGGGAGGAGGCGATGGAGACGATGTCGGCCGACGCCTACGGATTCTACCGCGAGCACGTCTACGACAACCCGGACATCCTCCCCTACTTCCAGCAGGCGACCCCGGTGGCCGAGCTGGAGCACGCGCGCATCGGCTCGCGTCCGGCGAAAAGGGGCGAGAGCCGGGGCCTGGACGACCTGCGCGCCATCCCCTGGGTGTTCGGCTGGATGCAGAGCCGCCACGTGCTCCCCGCCTGGTTCGGCGTGGGCCACGCCCTCGAGCGCTTCGCCGCCCGCGACGGCGGCGAAGCGCTGCTGCGCGAGATGATGGCCGCCTTCCCCCTCTTCCACGACCTGGTGCGCAACGTGGAGATGGGGATGGCGAAGGCGGACCTCTCCATCGCCCACCGCTACTCCGAGCTGGTGCCGGACGCCGCGCTGCGGAACCGCGTCTTCACCCTCGTCGCCGGCGAGTTCGAGCGCACCCGCCGCATGATCCTGCGCGTCACCGGCCAGACGCGGCTCCTGGAGGAGAACCCGGTGCTCGCGCGCTCCATCCGCCTGCGCAACCCGTACGTCGACCCCATGTCGCTCATCCAGGTCGGTCTCCTGCGCCGCAAGCGCGCCGGCGAGGCGAGCGACGAGCTGAACTACGCCCTCGCGGGCACCATCAACGGAATTTCGGCGGGGCTGCGGAACACGGGGTGA